A genomic region of Aureimonas populi contains the following coding sequences:
- a CDS encoding TIGR00730 family Rossman fold protein yields MSSIRSVCVYCGSSAGRNPDYMTSAEALGTAMGEAGIRLVYGGGTRGIMGAVSDAVIRAGGQVTGIIPRFLVDMEATESELKRLDELIVTEDMHERKHAMFERSDAFVALPGGIGTLEELIEIMTWSQLGRHRKPIVIANVGGFWNPLAGLLDHMRDEGFIHTQHQVRPLVIDRVEDILPAILETAPAHREGAGEIIERL; encoded by the coding sequence ATGAGTTCGATTCGATCCGTCTGCGTCTATTGCGGCTCCTCCGCCGGGCGCAATCCTGACTATATGACCAGCGCCGAGGCGCTCGGCACCGCGATGGGCGAGGCCGGCATCCGCCTCGTCTATGGCGGCGGCACACGCGGCATCATGGGCGCGGTATCCGACGCGGTGATCCGCGCCGGGGGCCAGGTCACGGGCATCATCCCGCGCTTCCTGGTGGACATGGAGGCGACCGAGAGCGAGCTGAAGCGGCTGGACGAACTGATCGTCACCGAGGACATGCACGAGCGCAAGCACGCCATGTTCGAGCGCTCCGACGCCTTCGTCGCCCTGCCCGGCGGCATCGGCACGCTGGAGGAGCTGATCGAGATCATGACATGGAGCCAGCTCGGCCGGCACAGGAAACCCATCGTCATCGCCAATGTGGGCGGCTTCTGGAATCCGCTGGCCGGGCTGCTCGACCACATGCGCGACGAGGGCTTCATCCACACCCAGCATCAGGTTCGCCCGCTGGTGATCGACCGCGTCGAGGATATCCTGCCCGCCATCCTGGAAACGGCCCCCGCGCATCGCGAAGGGGCCGGCGAGATCATCGAGCGTCTTTGA